Genomic segment of Pseudomonas sp. DY-1:
GCCTCGGTCGCTGACAACGGCGGGAGCACGCCCGCCGTTGGCCGAAATCCCCGCGCCCTTGCGATTCGCCCCCTGCTAAGGTGAACGACGTCTTTTGCCGGAGACAGCCAGCATGGGCTTCTACGATCGCCACATCCTGCCCCACCTGATCGACTTCGCCTGCGGCATGGGGCACGTGATGAAGACCCGTTCCCTGGTCGTGCCCCAGGCCGAGGGCCAGGTGCTGGAGATCGGCATCGGGACCGGCCTGAATCTCGCTTTCTACGATCCCACCCGCGTCAGTCGCGTCACCGGCGTCGACCCCGCTGCGCAGATGCAGGCACTGGCACGCAGGCGCGCTGACGCCATCGCGATCCCGGTAGAGACCATCGCCCTGGAACTCGGCGAGATCCAGGCCGCCGACGCCAGCTTCGACAGCATCGTCTGCACCTTCACCCTCTGCACCATTCCGGACGCAATTGCCGCCCTGCGTGAAATGCGCCGCGTGCTCAAGCCTGGCGGGCGCCTGCACTTCGCCGAGCACGGCCTGGCGCCGGACCTCGCCGTGGTGCGCTGGCAGCACCGCCTCACCCCGTTATGGAAACCGCTGGCCGGCGGCTGTCACCTCGACCGTGACATCCCGCGCCTGATCGAATCCGGTGGTTTCAACATCGGCGAGCTGCACAGTGGCTACCTGCCCGGCCCAAAACCCATGACGTTCGTCCACCGTGGATGGGCGGATTGACGCCGTCCTGCCGAAGTACAAGGATTCGTCCTTCACCCCAGAGGGATCGCTTATGAGTCTCGAATCGGTCCGTGCCTTCTTCGCCGGGAAGGCGCCCGAAATCGACATTATCGAACTGCAGACCAGCACCGCCACCGTGGCCCTGGCGGCGGAAGCCCATGGCGTTGAGCCCGGCCGAATCGCCAAGACCCTGGCCTTTCGCATAGGCGAGGACGCCGTGCTGGTGGTGGCACGCGGCGACGCACGCATCGACAACCGCAAGTTCAAGGAAACCTTTGGCGCCAAGGCCAAGATGCTGGATGCCGAAACGGTGGAAGCCCTGACCAGCCATCCAGTGGGCGGAGTTTGTCCGTTCGGTCTGGCCACACCGCTAGCCGTCTATTGCGACCGGTCCCTGCAGGCCTTCGATGAAGTGGTGCCAGCGGCGGGCGCCGTGCACAGCGCAGTGCGCATAACCCCGGCCTACATGGCCGAGTTGGTGGAAGCGAAATGGGTGGACGTCTGCCAGGAGCCGGCTTGAGTCACGAGCGGCCATCACTTCTTGTAGGGGTGAATTCATTCGCCAAGGGATGCGCAGCATCCCCCCGCAAACCCGAGGGCCGAGCCTACGCCCCGGTTGGCGAATGAATTCGCCCCTACAGGTTCAATACCCGCCGGTAACGCCCAGCGTCACACCCAATTCCGCCGCTACCGCAAAGGGCAGCAGCAGCGTATCCAGCAAGGCGCTGGCGGGCAGGTCGAGCGCTGGGTAGGCCGGCGGCTCGACGCCGAAGCGATCCGTGGGGCAGCAGCCGCCATTGAGCGAATACCAGTCCAGACGGGTGCCGGAATAGATGATCGGCGCCCCCGGCTTGGCGGCGTTGAGGGTCGC
This window contains:
- a CDS encoding class I SAM-dependent methyltransferase, whose product is MGFYDRHILPHLIDFACGMGHVMKTRSLVVPQAEGQVLEIGIGTGLNLAFYDPTRVSRVTGVDPAAQMQALARRRADAIAIPVETIALELGEIQAADASFDSIVCTFTLCTIPDAIAALREMRRVLKPGGRLHFAEHGLAPDLAVVRWQHRLTPLWKPLAGGCHLDRDIPRLIESGGFNIGELHSGYLPGPKPMTFVHRGWAD
- a CDS encoding YbaK/EbsC family protein, with protein sequence MSLESVRAFFAGKAPEIDIIELQTSTATVALAAEAHGVEPGRIAKTLAFRIGEDAVLVVARGDARIDNRKFKETFGAKAKMLDAETVEALTSHPVGGVCPFGLATPLAVYCDRSLQAFDEVVPAAGAVHSAVRITPAYMAELVEAKWVDVCQEPA
- a CDS encoding YceK/YidQ family lipoprotein, with the protein product MTSRLAAPLLAFVLMQGCASVATLNAAKPGAPIIYSGTRLDWYSLNGGCCPTDRFGVEPPAYPALDLPASALLDTLLLPFAVAAELGVTLGVTGGY